AAAGACTCGGGATTTTAAGATATTATAATAAAACCTTTTAATTAGCTTACTAGTTGCTTTGTAGAAGGTTTAAACTTCGTTAATACAATACCGTCAACAGCAGCTTCATACTCTGCCATAGTTGGTGTTCTACCTAAAATTGTAGATAGTACTACAACAGGTGTAGATGATAATAAAGATTCACCTTTTTTCTCACCAGTATCTTTTACAACACGACCTTGGAATAAACGCGTAGATGTCGCCATTACCGTATCTCCTGGTTCTGCTTTTTCTTGGTTACCCATACAAAGGTTACAACCTGGACGCTCTAAATACAACATGTTTTCGTATTTAGTACGTGCTAAACCTTTTGGTGCGCTATCGTCAAACTCAAATCCTGAGTATTTAACTAAAACATCCCAATCGCCTTCAGCTTTCAACTCATCAACAATATTATATGTTGGAGGTGCCACTACTAAAGGTGCTTTAAATTCAACTTTACCGTGTTGTGCTTCAATGTTTTTCAACATTTGAGCTAATATTTTCATATCCCCTTTGTGTACCATACAAGACCCTACGAAACCTAAATCTACTTTTTTAGTTCCTCCGTAGAAAGATAATGGACGAATAGTATCGTGTGTATAACGTTTAGATACATCATCATTATTTACATCTGGATCGGCAATCATTGGTTCAGCAATTTCGTCTAAATCAATAACAACATCAGCATAATAGTTTGCATCAGCATCTGGTTTTAAAGCTGGTTTAATACCTGTCTTTAATTCCTGTATTCTAGCATTTGCTTTATCAACTAAACCTTGAAGTACTTTATTGTCATTATCCATACCCTTATCAATCATGATTTGGATACGACCTTTTGAAATTTCTAATGATTCAATCAATGTTTCTTCTTCAGAGATACAAATCGAAGCCTTAGCTTTCATCTCAGCAGTCCAATCTGTAAATGTAAAAGCTTGATCGGCAGTAAGCGTTCCAATATGAACCTCAATGATTCTTCCTTGGAATACGTTTTCTCCACCAAACTGCTTTAACATTTGTTGTTGTGTAGCGTGTACCACATCACGGAAATCCATGAAGCTTCTCATTTCACCTTTAAAAGTAACCTTTACAGATTCTGGAATTGGCATAGTAGCCTCACCTGTAGCTAATGCTAAGGCAACAGTTCCTGAATCGGCTCCAAAAGCAACACCTTTAGACATACGTGTGTGAGAATCTCCACCAATAATAATATCCCAATCATCAACAGTAATATCATTTAATACTTTATGAATAACATCGGTCATCGCGTGATATTGTCCTTTAGGATCACGTGCAGTAATTAAACCAAAATCGTTCATAAAACTCATTAATCTTGGAATGTTAGCCTTAGATCTATCATCCCAAACAGAAGCTGTATGACAACCCGATTGGTAACCCGCATCAACAATTGGAGAAATGATAGTCGCTGCCATCATCTCTAATTCTTGAGACGTCATTAAACCTGTAGTATCTTGAGACCCTACAATGTTTACTTCAACACGCACATTAGAACCTGCATGTAATGTTTTACCTGGAGTATTTCCAACAGCATTTTTGTTGAATATTTTTTCAACAGCTGTTAAACCTTGTCCTTCTACAGATACTTCTTTAGAAGGTGCATATACTTGAGGAATATCGATTTCTAATATTTTACAAGCTAAAGTTTGTAATTTTTTACCGAAAACAACAGCGTAAGATCCTCCTGCCTTGATAAACTCCATTTTAGGTGGTGTTAATGCAGCTGAGATATCTTTTAACTCTTTATCTCCGTTATATAATTTTTTTGTTTTTGTATTAATCGTTAATACTGTACCTGTGGCTACAGAATAAACTTCTTCTAAAACGGGTTCTCCATCTGCATCTACAACAGTATTACCTTCTGCATCTTTCTTTTGTACCCAGTTTTTTAAATCGATACCAATACCACCTGTTACTCCAACAGTTGTTAAGAAAATTGGCGCAATACCATTTGTACCAGCAATTACTGGAGCAAAATTGATAAAAGGAACATAAGGACTAAAAGGAACACCGGTCCATAACGCTACGTTATTTACACCAGACATTCTAGAAGATCCAACTCCCATAGTACCTTTTTCTGCAATTAACATCACACGTTTATCTGGGTGTTGCTCTTTTAAAGCTAACAATTCGTTTTGCATGTCTTTGTTATGCTCAAACATACATTGACCGTGTAATTCACGATCTGATCTTGAGTGTGCATCTGCACCAGGAGATAATAAATCTGTAGAAATATCACCTACACCTGCGATATAAGTTACTATTTCTATTTTTTCTTCAACATCTGGTAGTTTTGTAAAAAACTCAGCTTGCGAATAACTTTCTAATAATTCTTTGGCAATTGGGTTTCCTGCTTTGAAAGCATTCTCTAAAAGCGCCATGTCTGCCTCGTATAAAAACACTTGTGTCTTTAAAACTTTTGCAGCATCTGCAGCAATAGCAGCATCTTCACCTAAAGCTAAATCAAGTAAAACTTCAATAGAAGGTCCACCTTTCATGTGTGATAATTGTTCAAAAGCAAAAGCCGGTGTAATTTCTTCTACAACAGATTCACCAAGAATAATTTCTTTTAAAAACTTAGCTTTTACAGCAGCAGCACTCGTGGTTCCAGGTAGAACATTATAAATAAAGAAATTTAGAGAATCTTCTCTATATTCATTATTCACATCTTTAATTTGCGCAATAATTTCGCTAAGTAATTCAGCGCCATCTATTGGCTGTGGGTTAAGCCCTTGACCTTTTCGTTCTTCGATCTGCTTAATGTAATCCTTATAAGTATTCATGAAAGAAATATTTACGGTGTTAGTTTAGGCTCGAATTACCAAATTCAGAGCCCGATAGTTTATTTAAGTTTAATTTTTTAAGTCTTGCAAACTTAAAAAATTTAAAGCAAAGTTTTAAAAAGAAACAACGTAATACAACAACTAATTATAGTTTATTATTATAATGCCATTTTAAATTAATATGACTATTTATATTTCACGTTTTTAATAAAAAAAATAGCAATATCTTAAGTAATTAACAAAAATACTTGTTAATAAATCGTGAATTCCTAAAACTCATTATTGGTTTTTCGAAATACGTATAAAGTATGTAGGAAAAAAAGAAAGAAGCACCCCAATAGAACATTAAAATCATCACTCTTTCAATGCTCGAAAAGGTTTCAATGTTAAATATTCGCTGTAGCGGAAGTAAAATTAAAGAGTAATTTAAAAGATACAGCGCGTAAGAAATTAAACTAATAAAAGTGATTTGTTTTTTGAACACAGTACCTTTTATCCAATTGGAAAAAACAGGAAATAATAAGAGCAAACTAATAGATAATAATGGCAAATAAAAAACAGTGTAAAATAACGGATGTGTTTGTGGTTGACAATTGAAAATAAAGATGAAACCATGCATGACAAAAAATAAAATAAGCCCACAAATAAATGCACATGTTTTATACCGATTCCATAGCAAACGGCATTTAGAAAAAAGATAAGCAGCAAAAAAACCGTAATAAATACTATCTATTCGGTATACAACTACCTTTCTAACTTGATGGCTCCATGCTTTATAAGATGATATATCATTCTCGAAATAAAATAATAAACGCGCCAAAAACACAGCGAGAATAACAACTAAAGTCACCAAGAGAAATAAATTGTTTCTCGTTACCGATTTACTAAACTGGATAACCGCTAAAAGCAAAACAGGAACCAAAAGGTATGCAAACTCCTCGATAGATAAACTCCAAGACTCTGTAAAAAAGTCGGGCATAGCTGTTTTAAAATTTTGAATAAAAAGAAAAAAACTACCGATACCTGCTATAATTTCTTTATTAAAAAGATAAAACACGAGGATGTTTAACAGAAGGACTAAAAAATAATTTGGCAACGTTTTAAACCAACGCCTAACCCAAAATCGCATAAAATCTATAGGTGTCGTTTTATTATTATCAATATTTTTGATAATAATACCACCTATAAGAAATCCACTTAACACAAAAAAGAGATCCACACCAATAGCTCCAAAAAACTGGATTACGCTTATAATAAAATGAGATTCATTTGGAAATAATAACAGCGTGGAATGCGAACATAATACGAGTAATATGGCTGTAGCCCTAACAATGTCTAATCCAAAAATTCTATGCTGTACATTTATAGACATGAGTTAGAATTCTTGTGTAAAACGTTTAGAACAAACTCTTAATAATATCAGTTTCTGAAATGCCTTCGGCTTCGGCTTTGTAATTTTTAATAATACGGTGTCTTAATATACCTTCTGCAACAGCTTGTACATTTTCTATATCTGGAGAAAATTTACCATTTACAGCTGCATGTGTTTTTGCTGCCAAAATTAAATTTTGAGAAGCTCTAGGTCCGGCACCCCAATCTAAATAATTTTTAACTATTTCTGGAGCCTGATCACTATTTGGTCTTGTTTTACCAACCATAGCAACAGCATATTCTATAACATTATCTGCGACAGGAATACGACGAATTAAATGCTGAAAATCGACAATTTGTTGTGCAGAAAACAAGGCATTAACCGTAACCTTATTATCATTTGTAGTTGATTTTACTACCTGTACTTCTTCTTCAAAAGTTGGGTAATCTAAATTAATAGCAAACATAAAACGGTCTAACTGCGCTTCGGGTAACGGGTAGGTACCCTCCTGCTCAATTGGATTTTGAGTTGCTAATACAAAATAAGGTAAATCTAGTTTATAATGATGCCCTGCAACAGTAACAGCACGTTCTTGCATAGCCTCTAAAAGTGCAGCTTGCGTTTTAGGCGGTGTTCTATTTATTTCATCTGCTAAAATAATATTAGCAAAAATAGGGCCTTTTATAAATTTGAAACGACGATCTTCATCTAGAATTTCACTACCTAAAATATCACTAGGCATTAAATCTGGAGTAAACTGAATACGTTTAAAATCTAGACCTAAGGCTTGTGCAATAGTATTTACCATTAAGGTTTTTGCTAATCCAGGCACACCAATAAGTAAGGCGTGACCTCCAGAAAACACAGAAATTAAAATTTGGTTTACAACCGCATCTTGACCTACAATTACCTTGGCAACTTCAGTCTTTAATGCTTTAAATTGTTTTACAAATTGTTCAATGGCAGCTACATCGGACATAGATTTATTTTTTTAACCAGTTACCAGAAAAATCGCAATCTCTATATTTAGATCCAATCTTGATATAAGTATCTTCAATTTTCTCTGTTTGCCAATCTTCGATCGCTTTAATTTTCTTTTCGTCTAGAGCAAGTTCTCTAATTTTTAAGTAATCGCGAGCATAGTTTGCTTCATGCTCATTGATTCTATCGGTTACTCTTAATATCTTAAACTTAACATTTCCGGTTCTGTCTTGCTCTGTTAAAACTAAACTAACTTCACCTTCTTTTAAATCTTGAATTTGAGAATATAATTCTGTATCTAATTTAGTTAATTCGAAGTTGTAATCTTGAGTCGCTGGGTTTATTAATTGCCCACCATCATTTCTAGTTTCTTTTTCATCACTAGCTTCACGAGCGGCATCTGCAAAAGTAATTGCGCCACTTTCAATACGTTCTCTTACTTTTTCAAGACGTTCTTTAGCCTCTGCTATAGCTTCAGTAGAAACTTTAGGTGTTAATAGTATATGACTTACATCGTACTCTTGACCTCTAATTTTATCTACTGTAATAATATGGTAACCAAAATCTGATTTAAATGGTTCTGAAATCTCTCCTTCTTGAAGAGCAAAAGCCACTTGACGGAATTCTTTAACCATTCTAGGCTTCTTCTTGTTTAGTGTATATTTTCCACCACGACTAGCTGATCCAGGATCTTCAGAATATAGTACCGCTTTAGAACGGAAACTTGCACCTTTTTCAATAATGTCTGCCTTAAACTGCTTTAATCTATCTATTACACGTTGCTCCTCTTCATCTGAAACTTTAGGCTCCGAAACAATTTGAGCTACTTTAAGTTCTGTTCCAAATGTTGGACGATCTTCTTTAGGAATTTTAGAGAAAAATAAACGAACTTCTTCTGGAGTTACTTCAATTTCCGAAACAATTTTAGCTTGCATTTCTTGAGCTAATTTATTCTTCTTATTAATTTCGAACATTTCTTCACGAACTGCTTTCTCAGTATCCTTTTCATAAAGAGCCAATAAACGTTTCATGTCACCGTTTAGTTCGGCTAAAAACTGTTCCATTTGGTAATCTACCATACTACGGATTTCAGCATCAGAAACTATAATACTATCTTGTATAGCGTGATGCGCATACAATTTATCCTCTAGCAACTTACCAAATAACTGGCAAGACTCTATATCTTTTACATTGACACCTTGTGCTTCTAATTGTAAATACGTTTTATCCACATCAGATTCTAACACAATAAAATCACCAACTACAGCAGCAACTGCATCTACTTTTTGCTTTTTGTAATCGCTTGGCACATCACTTTTAGTGTTTTGTACTAAGGTTGTAGAGTCTACTTTTGCAACAACATCCTCTTCAATAATTTCTTGTGCAAATGCTGCGTTTCCTAAACATAGTAAAGCAACAGTAGTAAATTTTAGGTTATTTATAAATTTCAAATTCTTTATTTTTAATAGCATCCTTAGTAATGTCTTTTTCTAATTTTTTAATAAGTTCTAATTTACGTCTATTTCTAACAATTTGATTAATTGTTGGCGTTACAAATTCTAGCGGCGCCGTATCATTTCGTAATAAAACATCATTAATTTGCATCAAATATACTCCTAATGAATCTTTGAGCTGTACAAAATTAGATTTTTTTAACAGTTGATTTTTATTTTCGGGTGTAATCGCAGGAATTTTACTAATAACTTGGCTTGCTTTTATCCAAATGGTGTCGTTTAAGGAATAGGATTTAAACTGAATAGACATAGAATCAAGTTCTCTTTTATCCGTTTTATTAAAACGCTTGAATTTTTTCTCAATACCGCTATAATCAATAATGTTTTCATCTACATGAATATATCGAAATTGTAGTAATTCTTCGTTCAATTTAAAAACATCTTTATTTTTATTATAATAAGCCTCTGCCATGCTTCGGTTAACAACAGTATCTAGGCTCCTACTTACCAAAGCTTCAATATACGCTTTAGTGTATAAATCCGTTTTATACTGTTTCACCAACTTATCAAAACCAGCTTGTTTTTCTTCACTTAAATTAACCAAAGCACCATCTAGAAATAACTGTTTTGTTGCCCAATTATTGATATAATTTTGCACTAAAACAGCACTATCTTCTTTTGTGCTTGCTTCGGAAACTAATTGAGACACATCCTCCTTATATAGGTACGAATTATTTACCCTAGCAATAGGTTCACGATTTTCTTCTTCTTTCAACGAGAAATCACAAGACACCATAAACGATGCTAAAAGGACTAAAATTATTATTTTCTGCATCTGTTATTTTTCTATTTCAGATTTCACCTTTTTCAAGATGTCTTTATTAACCACTACTTTGTATTTATCGGCTAGTGATTTAACCCATTTGGCTTCTTTTTCATTTTGATAATCTGAAATTACAGTTCCTTTTGCTTCTTCTAAAGTTTTTTCAGTTTCTGGAAGAATATCTTTTACCTGAACCACTTCGAAAGCATCGTTATGTCTAAAAATTTTAGACATCCCTTTCTTGAACTTAAACCCTTTTGGAAGCGCCTGATGTTCGGCATCCATAATACCCGATGTAAAAATAACTTCTACACTATCATTACTATTTACTAAATTTTTAATACGGTCTAAAGACATATTTTCTTCTAGTAATTTTGAAACCTTTTTCAACGTTTTTTGTTTAGTTGAAGAAGCAACAACGGCATCAATTCTTTCAGGTAAAATATACTTCTTTTTATTTGAATTATAGAACTCCTGAATATCTAAAGAATCGGTTTTTGAAGCATTCCAAATAGTATTTTCCATTAAATCGAAAAGCAACAAACCATCGCGATACTCGTTAACAACATTTGCGAATTCTGAGTTTACCTCTTCTAAATGCGCTTCGTGATACTCCACTAAACTTTTATTAAAAAACTCAGTATATTTTCCTGAAACAATATAATTAAACGGCGTACGCTCACTAAGAATACGTTGCGTTTTCACAAGATGGTTTCCAAAATCTTTATAAGTATAATTTGTTTCACCAATGGTAAATAAAATATTA
The window above is part of the Algibacter sp. L3A6 genome. Proteins encoded here:
- a CDS encoding bifunctional aconitate hydratase 2/2-methylisocitrate dehydratase, encoding MNTYKDYIKQIEERKGQGLNPQPIDGAELLSEIIAQIKDVNNEYREDSLNFFIYNVLPGTTSAAAVKAKFLKEIILGESVVEEITPAFAFEQLSHMKGGPSIEVLLDLALGEDAAIAADAAKVLKTQVFLYEADMALLENAFKAGNPIAKELLESYSQAEFFTKLPDVEEKIEIVTYIAGVGDISTDLLSPGADAHSRSDRELHGQCMFEHNKDMQNELLALKEQHPDKRVMLIAEKGTMGVGSSRMSGVNNVALWTGVPFSPYVPFINFAPVIAGTNGIAPIFLTTVGVTGGIGIDLKNWVQKKDAEGNTVVDADGEPVLEEVYSVATGTVLTINTKTKKLYNGDKELKDISAALTPPKMEFIKAGGSYAVVFGKKLQTLACKILEIDIPQVYAPSKEVSVEGQGLTAVEKIFNKNAVGNTPGKTLHAGSNVRVEVNIVGSQDTTGLMTSQELEMMAATIISPIVDAGYQSGCHTASVWDDRSKANIPRLMSFMNDFGLITARDPKGQYHAMTDVIHKVLNDITVDDWDIIIGGDSHTRMSKGVAFGADSGTVALALATGEATMPIPESVKVTFKGEMRSFMDFRDVVHATQQQMLKQFGGENVFQGRIIEVHIGTLTADQAFTFTDWTAEMKAKASICISEEETLIESLEISKGRIQIMIDKGMDNDNKVLQGLVDKANARIQELKTGIKPALKPDADANYYADVVIDLDEIAEPMIADPDVNNDDVSKRYTHDTIRPLSFYGGTKKVDLGFVGSCMVHKGDMKILAQMLKNIEAQHGKVEFKAPLVVAPPTYNIVDELKAEGDWDVLVKYSGFEFDDSAPKGLARTKYENMLYLERPGCNLCMGNQEKAEPGDTVMATSTRLFQGRVVKDTGEKKGESLLSSTPVVVLSTILGRTPTMAEYEAAVDGIVLTKFKPSTKQLVS
- a CDS encoding acyltransferase family protein, which codes for MSINVQHRIFGLDIVRATAILLVLCSHSTLLLFPNESHFIISVIQFFGAIGVDLFFVLSGFLIGGIIIKNIDNNKTTPIDFMRFWVRRWFKTLPNYFLVLLLNILVFYLFNKEIIAGIGSFFLFIQNFKTAMPDFFTESWSLSIEEFAYLLVPVLLLAVIQFSKSVTRNNLFLLVTLVVILAVFLARLLFYFENDISSYKAWSHQVRKVVVYRIDSIYYGFFAAYLFSKCRLLWNRYKTCAFICGLILFFVMHGFIFIFNCQPQTHPLFYTVFYLPLLSISLLLLFPVFSNWIKGTVFKKQITFISLISYALYLLNYSLILLPLQRIFNIETFSSIERVMILMFYWGASFFFSYILYTYFEKPIMSFRNSRFINKYFC
- a CDS encoding AAA family ATPase produces the protein MSDVAAIEQFVKQFKALKTEVAKVIVGQDAVVNQILISVFSGGHALLIGVPGLAKTLMVNTIAQALGLDFKRIQFTPDLMPSDILGSEILDEDRRFKFIKGPIFANIILADEINRTPPKTQAALLEAMQERAVTVAGHHYKLDLPYFVLATQNPIEQEGTYPLPEAQLDRFMFAINLDYPTFEEEVQVVKSTTNDNKVTVNALFSAQQIVDFQHLIRRIPVADNVIEYAVAMVGKTRPNSDQAPEIVKNYLDWGAGPRASQNLILAAKTHAAVNGKFSPDIENVQAVAEGILRHRIIKNYKAEAEGISETDIIKSLF
- a CDS encoding peptidylprolyl isomerase — protein: MLLKIKNLKFINNLKFTTVALLCLGNAAFAQEIIEEDVVAKVDSTTLVQNTKSDVPSDYKKQKVDAVAAVVGDFIVLESDVDKTYLQLEAQGVNVKDIESCQLFGKLLEDKLYAHHAIQDSIIVSDAEIRSMVDYQMEQFLAELNGDMKRLLALYEKDTEKAVREEMFEINKKNKLAQEMQAKIVSEIEVTPEEVRLFFSKIPKEDRPTFGTELKVAQIVSEPKVSDEEEQRVIDRLKQFKADIIEKGASFRSKAVLYSEDPGSASRGGKYTLNKKKPRMVKEFRQVAFALQEGEISEPFKSDFGYHIITVDKIRGQEYDVSHILLTPKVSTEAIAEAKERLEKVRERIESGAITFADAAREASDEKETRNDGGQLINPATQDYNFELTKLDTELYSQIQDLKEGEVSLVLTEQDRTGNVKFKILRVTDRINEHEANYARDYLKIRELALDEKKIKAIEDWQTEKIEDTYIKIGSKYRDCDFSGNWLKK
- a CDS encoding peptidyl-prolyl cis-trans isomerase, which produces MQKIIILVLLASFMVSCDFSLKEEENREPIARVNNSYLYKEDVSQLVSEASTKEDSAVLVQNYINNWATKQLFLDGALVNLSEEKQAGFDKLVKQYKTDLYTKAYIEALVSRSLDTVVNRSMAEAYYNKNKDVFKLNEELLQFRYIHVDENIIDYSGIEKKFKRFNKTDKRELDSMSIQFKSYSLNDTIWIKASQVISKIPAITPENKNQLLKKSNFVQLKDSLGVYLMQINDVLLRNDTAPLEFVTPTINQIVRNRRKLELIKKLEKDITKDAIKNKEFEIYK